The following nucleotide sequence is from Mycobacterium sp. Z3061.
GGCGGGGTGGACATTCCCGCGGGCACCGTGGTGATGGTGCTACCGGGAGCGGCCAACCGCGACCCGCGCCGGTTCGACAATCCGCACGAATTCCAGATCGACCGCAAGAACGTCCGGGAGCACATGGCTTTCGCGCGTGGTGTGCACTCCTGCCCGGGTGGTCCGCTGGCCCGGGTGGAGGGCCGGGTATCCATCGAGCGCATTCTGGACCGCATGGCCGACATCGGGATCGATGAGACCGAGCACGGCCCCGCCGACGCCCGCCGGTACACCTATGAGCCGACGTACATCCTGCGTGGGCTCAACCAACTGCACCTCACGTTCACCCCGCAATAAACCCTCAGTTCAACGCCAATCCCACGAAGTAGCTGCCGAACAATCCCGCGGCGATCAGCAGCACCCAGGCGTCGGTCAGCCGGCAGAGCAGGGCCGGGGCCTGCCTGACCTCCATGAACTCGCGAAAGATGATGCGCACCTTGACCAGTGCGATCACGATGACGCAACAGGTGACCACCACGTTGGATCGCGGGGATCCGTTGGCCGAATGGTCGATCCACAGATAGCTCACCGTCAGAGCGGCCAGCACCAACCAGACAACCAGCAGTCTCCTATTGAATTTCACCGCTCACCTCACCACGTACAACATTGCGAAGATGAGCACCCACAGGAAATCGACTGTGTGCCAGTACGTCGCGGCCGTCTCGATCAGCACCTGGGATACATCGGTGCCGCGCCTGGCACCCCGCAGCCGGTACCCGATGACGCCGAGGGCGACGAAACCGATCAGCAGGTGGACGAAGTGGATTCCGGTGAGGAAGAAGTAATACGTGAAAAAGTCGTTGCTGTCCAGACCGTTTCCCATCCGCACCAGGCGGGCCCATTCCACGATCTTGAAGACCAGGAAGACCGCGGCGAATGCGGCTGTGAGGACGGCGTCGCGCAGTGCCGCCCGGTGGGCGCCGGCCCGCGCAGACTGAACGCACCGCGCCACCGACCACGAACTCAGCAGCAGGACAAGGGTGTTGAGTACCCCGACGCGCAGATCCAGGTGCGCCTGAGACTGCAGGAACAATTCGGGGCTTCTGGCGCGATAGAAGAGGTAGAAGCCGAAATAAGCGGTGAATACCAATGTCTCGAACAGAACGAAAGCCCACATGTCCGGCTGCCCCGGCACGGCGGTCGTGCCCTTGCCTTTCCCGGTGAAGTCGGTCACGACGCCGCAACTCTCCTCGTGGGCAGGTCCGGCAGCGGGCCCGTGCCAAAGTCTTCACGCCGGATCAGCTGAAAAAGCATGACGATGAAAGTCACTTGGTAGATACCGAATACGACCATGTCCAGCCACCAGGCGATCTGCCCGTTCCAGGCCAGGACGCCGCGTCCGAAGATCCAGCAGGGCGCTACGACCACCTCGGTGAGCGCATTGCACAGATTGAGGTAGCCGAACCATTTAGGGAACACCCGGTTCTTGTCGATCAGGACGGCGACCATCCAGATCAGCGAGCCGATCAGGAACACCCCCATGGTTCCGTCGAAGGACAGGAAGGCGAAGTCGTAGAGCCAGCCGAGCACCCTGGGGTCTCGACCAGGGCGCAACGTTGCGACGATGAGCGCGATGCAGAGCACCAGCATGCCGGGAACCGCGGCGAGCGAGTAGATGATCAGGTAGGAGTATCCGAAGATGCGGCTGACCGACATACGTCGCATCGAGTACGCGATCAGAGCGTTGTTGATTGCGGTCATTCCGGTGATCACGAAAATGATGCCGAACCCGATTGGTATCCCCAGGCGGCGTTCTTCGAACCAGTGGACCTGGGTCGCGAGGTCCCAGGTGGGCTGCGGCGGCGGCTGCACCTGAGCCACGATGAAGAACACCGGGAAGAAGACGTTGTAGAACACCAGCTGGGTCCACCAGGCCAGCCACAGCTCGCGCTTCGGGTTCTGCCGCAGGTTCGTTACGACGCCCACGTGCTGCCCGGTTCTGTTGTGCCCGAGGTTGTCTCGGCGCGCTCCCGATACACCGCCCGGCCCAGGACGACGCCCATCACGACGATCCAGACACCGATTGCGAGGTTCTTCACCCAGAACGACAACACACCGTCCCACGCCAGCGGGCCGGACAACGACACCCCGGCGAAGGCCGCCGGCACCAGGGCTGCGGCGACGAGCAGGTTGAAGCGGGCGACCCAGCGGCCGAAGACCGGCTGCGGCTGATCGTCGAAATAGATTGCCAGCGCCAGGATCACACTCTGCCCGATCAGGAAGGGAACCAGGATGGTGAAGGTGATCCACGCGAAATCATTGAGCAATTGCGTCAGCTCGGGACTTCGCTCCGGACGAAAAGCGGCCAGCAGCCAGCAGACGTCGGCGACCAGGAACAGCGTCGGACCGCCGGCCGCGCAACCCAGCATTGCGTAAGAGAAGATCGGCGTGCGATGCGCCATTCGCCGGATCTGCATCACGATCAGCGCCAGGATTGGGACCAGACACACCCCGAACCAGTTGAAAACGATCATGCTGTAACGGATTTCGGGCAGATGTGCCGGATCGCGGTAGAACGCGGCAACCTGCTCCGCCGACATGGTGGGCGACATCGGCGGATTGAAGCCGGGAAACAACAGGAAGGCAGCGATCCAGATGGTCACCGTGACGGGCAGCGTCCACAACAGAATCAACTCACCATCCGTGCGCCGCAACCCAACTCGCGGCGGTCCTGAATTCTGAGTCGTGCCGATGTCGGTCATCAGTGAATCCTTCCAGCGCACGTCATCGTGCGGCTAAGGTCGGCCCAGACACCGAAGCTAGCCGATCGGCTACTCCGTGGTCAATAGCCGATCGGCTACGCTGCCAGGTGTGGTCGAAGCGACGCCCCGGAGCCAATTCCGGTTCATCACGCACAGCGCCGCGCAGACGCGCGTGCTGGATGCCGCGCTGAAACTGATCGGTGAGCACGGCGTCGGCGGCACCTCGCTGCAGATGATCGCCGACGCCATCGGGGTGACGAAAGCCGCTGTCTACCATCAGTTTCACACCAAGGAACAGATCGTCATCGCGCTCACCGAGCGCGAATTAGGCGGGCTCGAGGAAGCTTTGGAGGCAGCGGAAGCCCACGACCACCGGATCGAGGCCCGCGACGTTCTTCTCACCCGCGTCATCGATGTGGCCGTGCAGCGGCGTGGCGCCGCAAGCACCCTGCAGTTCGACCCGGTCGTGGTGCGACTGCTCGCCCAACACGAACCTTTCCAGCACTTCATTCAGCGGCTCTTCGGGGTGCTCGTCGACGACATGGCCGAGGACGCCCGGGTTTCGGCCGCGATGCTCTCCGGCGCCATCGCTGTGGGAGTCATGCACCCTCTGGTGGCCGGCATCGACGATGAGACATTGCGCGCCCAGTTGCTGCGGATCACTCGTCGGCTCTTCGACGCGGATTGATCAGAACCGATTCTCGCCGTTCCATTTTCACAGGCGGGCCACTCGGATACCGTTCTGGTATGGACAGTGTCAAACGCCTCGCCGCCGTGGCGATCGTGGTCACCAACGGCTTCGGGCTGGCAGGCATGGGCACGGCCCAGGCTGATGACGACCTTCCCTGGCCTTGGGTGGGATACCACTGGTGCCCGGGTCAGCCCTTCAACGCGGGGGCGTGGGGACCGCAGTTCGACCAGACCACCTGCCACGACGCGCACCATCGGGACATGGACGGCACGATCCACAGCCGTGATTACTTCGGCCCCAGCCCGTTCCAGGACTGGCCGGAGATTCCCAACAACCGGCCGTGACGGGTGCTCAGGTGTCGCCGCGCTCCCAGACCTTCTTACCGTCGTGGGAGTTGCAGACCAGGAACAAACCATCCGGCGCCTGTGCGACGTAGTAATCCGGGTACTCGCTGCACGAGGAGTTCTCGTTCTTGACGCCGACCATCGGCGGGGAACGGAACCAGCGAGGCTCATACCGCCTGGGTGACCCGCAGAACATCAAGCGTCCCGGCTCGGTCGCGAAGGACACGTAGTAGTCGGCGGTGCCGAACACGTAGTAGGTGGTGTTGTCGCAGGGCGCTCCGAGCACCTGGTGTCCGGCGATCCCTGGCGTGCAGTCCGGGTAATCGCACCCGACCGGATCAGCAGCGGCGTGCGGCGCCGCCACTCCACCCAGGCCGAGCAACGCGGCGATCGCTGGCACAATGAATCGCACCACCTTAATTTGCCACAGCTGCAAAGAAAATTCATTATGTTGGCGGCAGCTGGTAAGAAAATTCTCTCATTCGGAGAGGGTGCTGTGAGTCCGGCAACGCGCCGATCGGCACGGGCGTCAACAGGTGCCGGTGATAATGTGACTCTCTTGTAGTCGCGGGGTGAGGAGGTGATTCATGCCGTCACGCGAAACCTCGGCCGAAGCGTCCGCTACGGAGACCGGCGTCGATGACCTCGAGTCATACGACCTCGCCGAGGTGGAGGCTCGCGCCGAGGCCGCCCGTGCCCGTGCGCGCGAGCTGCGCAGGCAAGCAGAGGAGGCATCGTCTCCCCCAGAGACCGACGACGCCGAAACGGGCCCGTCCCGGTTTCGCCGATGGCGACCACGCCGGCCCGGCCGAAAGGCCCTCATCGCCGCGGCCGCGATTCTGATCTCGAGTGCCGCGCTCGCCGGCAGCGGCTTTTTGGTGTGGCACCACCGCCACGTCGTGCAACAGAGCCACCGCTCCACGGAATTCGCGACCGCGGCCCGCAACGCCGTTGTGCTGATGATGTCGATCGACCCGAATAAGGCGAGAGAGGACATGCAACGTTTCGCCGACCAGACGACCGGCCAATTCAAGGCCGGCGTATTGATGGGCGCCGAGGATATGGTCCGGGCTTTGGAACAGTCCAAAGTCGTCGCGAAAGCCGCGGTGCAAGCAGTCGGCGTGCAATCGATGACGGAGGATTCGGCAGTCGTACTGGTGGCGGCGAAGTCGGAGATCACCAAGACCGACCAGGCGAAGCCGGAGACGCGCACCTGGCGACTGGTTGTCGACGTCGAGCGCGAGGGCAGCCAGCTCAAGATCTCCAAGATCGAGTTCGTCCCGTGACGGTTGCGCGCACCGAACGGCGCCGGCTGCATCGTTGCCTGTCGCGGTGGCGGGTGATCGTGCTGACGCTTCTGGTTGTCGGCACCACCGGGTTCAGCGCCGGCTATTTCTACTTCGTGTACCGATCCGACATGGACACCGACCGCGCGGTCACCCGCGAGGTCGTCAAGGCCGCCAGCGACGGCACCGTGGCGTTGCTGTCCTATTCGCCCGCCACGCTCGGCCGCGATATGGACAACGCCAAATCCAGGATCACCGAGAATTACCTGCGCTATTACCAGCAGTTCGCCGACCAGATCGTGGGACCGTCGACCCAGCGCGCGCAAGTCACCACCACCGCTACCGTAGTCAAGGCGGCGGTCGCCGAACTGAATCCGAATTCGGCCGTCGTACTGGTTTTCGTAAAACAAAAGACAGCCAGCAAGGAAAAGCCGGAACCGGTGGTGACATCGAGCAGCCTTCGGGTAACGTTGAAAAAGGTCAACAGTTCATGGCTTATTGAGAAATTCGAGAGCATGTGAGCTCATATCTACTTTCGCTGTGAACGTCCGACCGCAGGTGAAATTCTCCGAATTCGGCGCGTCGAGGAGCAGCAGGTGATGCGTTCAGTAAGTGCTACGGTCAGCGCCACCCTCGCGGTGGGCGGCATGGCGGTCATGCTCCACACGGCCCCGACTGCCTCGGCCTACAACCCGGCCATCAACGGCAGATTCACCGCCACCCTGATCGGCGACTGGGCGCGGACCCGAACCGTGTATCACGACGAAGCCGTGGTGCAGAGCACCTGGACGATCAGCTCGTCGTGTTCGACCGCGCAGGACTGCAGTGGCCAGGTGGTCAGCGACCAGGGCTGGACGGCGCAGATGACTATGCACGATGGGCTCAACTGGTACGTCAAGCG
It contains:
- a CDS encoding cytochrome C oxidase subunit IV family protein, with product MKFNRRLLVVWLVLAALTVSYLWIDHSANGSPRSNVVVTCCVIVIALVKVRIIFREFMEVRQAPALLCRLTDAWVLLIAAGLFGSYFVGLALN
- a CDS encoding cytochrome c oxidase subunit 3 codes for the protein MWAFVLFETLVFTAYFGFYLFYRARSPELFLQSQAHLDLRVGVLNTLVLLLSSWSVARCVQSARAGAHRAALRDAVLTAAFAAVFLVFKIVEWARLVRMGNGLDSNDFFTYYFFLTGIHFVHLLIGFVALGVIGYRLRGARRGTDVSQVLIETAATYWHTVDFLWVLIFAMLYVVR
- a CDS encoding TetR/AcrR family transcriptional regulator, with amino-acid sequence MDAALKLIGEHGVGGTSLQMIADAIGVTKAAVYHQFHTKEQIVIALTERELGGLEEALEAAEAHDHRIEARDVLLTRVIDVAVQRRGAASTLQFDPVVVRLLAQHEPFQHFIQRLFGVLVDDMAEDARVSAAMLSGAIAVGVMHPLVAGIDDETLRAQLLRITRRLFDAD
- a CDS encoding twin-arginine translocation pathway signal, which translates into the protein MTVARTERRRLHRCLSRWRVIVLTLLVVGTTGFSAGYFYFVYRSDMDTDRAVTREVVKAASDGTVALLSYSPATLGRDMDNAKSRITENYLRYYQQFADQIVGPSTQRAQVTTTATVVKAAVAELNPNSAVVLVFVKQKTASKEKPEPVVTSSSLRVTLKKVNSSWLIEKFESM